Genomic DNA from Candidatus Methylacidiphilales bacterium:
CCAATGTGCCGCTCCAGATCGCGCGCGATCTTGACTTCACAACTCTGTCCAAGTTTGCGGAACATAATGTCAACGTCCCCGGCTTGCAGGAACTGGCCCGCCCGGTGCGGAGCTATAATTTTGGCGCCATGGCCTCGCATCTTCTCGGTTACGTCGGCCAGATTGAGGAAACCTCGGACGCGGATTATGTTCCTGACGAAGTCGGAAAAGACGGGCTGGAAAAATCCATGGATTCCTATCTCCAGGGGATTCCCGGGGGCAAGATTTTGCTCAAAAGCAACGTGGGTTACATTTTGGGCGTGGATGCGATCAAGCAGCCGACGGTGGGCGACACGGTCTATCTTTCCATTGACGCGCGCATCCAGCAGATCGTGGAACAGGAATTGCGGGCTGCGGGAGTCGGGCGCGGCGCCTGCGTTGTGATGGACCCCAACAACGGCGATATTTTGGCGATGGCGTCGGTGCCGAGTTACGACCCGAATGTGTTTATTCCCAAGGTGGATTCCTCCGAGTGGAAGCGCTTGAACAGCGACGGCACCAAACCGTTGTTCAACCGCGCGCTCAACCCGTATGCCACGGGTTCCACGTTCAAGGTGATCACCGCCATGGCCGCGCTTAAGAACAAGGACTGCAAGTTCACCCCCAACACCACGATTTATTCGCCGTCAGCGGTCTGGATTGGAAACCGCTGGTTCAAAGACTGGCCCAACAATCCGGGCGAGGGCGAAATCACCCTGAAGACGGCGCTGGCCTGGTCCACGAACACATTTTTCTATCAATTGGGTATTAGGACGAAAATCGCCTCCATCGAGGACATGGCCAGGCTTTGCGGCATGGGCCAGCCGTTGCTGGTGGATGAGGAAGGCAACAGCATGGTCAATGGGGAGGCTGCCGGCGTGGTGCCCGGCCCGGACTTGTTCAAGGCGGATTATGACCGCAAGCTCGAGGCCTGGAAAGCCAAGCGCGCCGCCGACCCGAAATACAAGGGCTCCCGTCCGTATCCCGAGATCTGGACGGATGCCCATACCGCCAACACTTCAATCGGCCAGGGGCGCGTGCTGGTGACCCCGCTCCAATTGGCCAACACAATGTGTGCCATCGCCAATGGCGGCACCGTCTATTATCCGCGCCTGGTCACGCGGATTATATCGAACCGCGATGGCAAAAATGAATTGGTGAAGGAATATGCCACACGCAAGAAGGCGGATCTTGGAGTGGATGAGAAGGGTCTGCAGGGGCTGCGCGAGGGGTTGCGCGCCGTGGTGGATGGAGGTACAGGCAAGCGGGCGAATATTCCCGATTTTCATGTCGCGGGCAAGACCGGCACAGCGCAGTTCAAGACCTATATCAACGGCAGCTATGTCAGTGATCAGCGGACTTGGTTTAATTCCTTCGCGCCGTATGAAAAGCCGCGCTATGTTGTTACGTTGCTGGTCGAAGCCGGCGTGGCAGGGGGCGCGACCTGCGCGCCGATAGTCGGAGTGATTTATCACCGGCTCGCCGAAATGGAAAAGGGTTCAGCCGTTGACATGGTTTATTTGACGCCTTCGGTCGGGCATTATCAGGGGGTGACAGCGGTCCTGCCGACAACGCCTGGAGGCGAGCCTCCCCAGCAGGAACAAACGCCTGACATGTCGCAGCCGATGGACACCCCGGTTGAAAACGCCGATGGAGAATCGCAATCGGTCCAGAAAATTATGCGTGACCGCCACCGATGACTTTTTAGCCATGAATATCCTTCAAAAATTATTGAGAATGAACTGGTACCTGTTTGTCCTGATGCTGGGGCTGGCGGTGGCGGGTGTCTTTTTTATCAGGAGCGCCACCAACCAATCCGACGCGGCGGAAATGCAGGTCGCGGCCGGGCAACAGCGGATGTGGCTGATCGTCGGCCTGGTTCTGTTTTTTGTGGTTTCCCTGACAAATTACGAGTTTATCCTCCGGATCGGGCCCTTGATTTACGCGGCCTCGCTGTTGCTGCTGGTTGCCGTGCTGTTCATCGGCCATGAGGTCAATGGCGCTAAAAGTTGGATCCGTTTTGCCGGTGTTGGGATTCAGCCGATTGAATTCAGCAAGGTGGCTTATGTCATCGGCCTGAGCTGGCTTTTGCTCAGCATGAGCGAGCATGTCAAAAAGCTCTGGTTTTTAATCGGGGCGGTTGGCGTGACGGCCTGCCTGCCGATTCTTCTTATCATGCGGCAGCCG
This window encodes:
- the mrdA gene encoding penicillin-binding protein 2; translation: MFIRNPTANIEVRLRLLMLGVFCGMAVLVVRLYQVQVEEGPANTEKLRSQTTVAIMLPPARGSIVDRNGVGLAENKASIDMDLNLRELVGTYSRSMRGRVAKTTVPGHPNRQMVDVAKIVDATTHDVLQFLGLNKELSPREVLLHYYQKPNVPLQIARDLDFTTLSKFAEHNVNVPGLQELARPVRSYNFGAMASHLLGYVGQIEETSDADYVPDEVGKDGLEKSMDSYLQGIPGGKILLKSNVGYILGVDAIKQPTVGDTVYLSIDARIQQIVEQELRAAGVGRGACVVMDPNNGDILAMASVPSYDPNVFIPKVDSSEWKRLNSDGTKPLFNRALNPYATGSTFKVITAMAALKNKDCKFTPNTTIYSPSAVWIGNRWFKDWPNNPGEGEITLKTALAWSTNTFFYQLGIRTKIASIEDMARLCGMGQPLLVDEEGNSMVNGEAAGVVPGPDLFKADYDRKLEAWKAKRAADPKYKGSRPYPEIWTDAHTANTSIGQGRVLVTPLQLANTMCAIANGGTVYYPRLVTRIISNRDGKNELVKEYATRKKADLGVDEKGLQGLREGLRAVVDGGTGKRANIPDFHVAGKTGTAQFKTYINGSYVSDQRTWFNSFAPYEKPRYVVTLLVEAGVAGGATCAPIVGVIYHRLAEMEKGSAVDMVYLTPSVGHYQGVTAVLPTTPGGEPPQQEQTPDMSQPMDTPVENADGESQSVQKIMRDRHR